The following coding sequences lie in one Marinobacter antarcticus genomic window:
- the ychF gene encoding redox-regulated ATPase YchF, translating to MGFNCGIVGLPNVGKSTLFNALTKAGIGAENFPFCTIEPNAGVVAMPDPRLTKLAEIVKPERVVPTTMEFVDIAGLVAGASKGEGLGNQFLANIRQTEAIAHVVRCFDDSNVIHVANKIDPAADIEIINTELALADMDTVEKAIKRVQRVAKGGDKEAKAQLEIFERLLPVLNEGKPVRSMGLDKDELLLIRELCLLTIKPTMFIANVAEDGFENNHYLDTVREIAADEKAVVVPICNKIEAEISELEDDEKSMFLDEMGMEEPGLDRVIRAGYSLLGLQTYFTAGVKEVRAWTVKIGATAPQGAAVIHTDFERGFIRAEVIAYDDFIQYRGEAGAKDAGKWRLEGKEYIIKDGDVIHFRFNV from the coding sequence ATGGGTTTTAACTGCGGCATCGTCGGCCTACCTAACGTCGGCAAATCTACCCTGTTCAACGCACTCACCAAAGCAGGCATTGGCGCGGAAAATTTCCCGTTCTGCACCATTGAGCCTAACGCAGGTGTGGTCGCCATGCCCGACCCTCGCCTTACCAAACTCGCGGAGATCGTAAAACCGGAGAGAGTCGTTCCCACCACTATGGAATTTGTGGATATTGCAGGCCTTGTTGCCGGCGCATCCAAAGGTGAAGGCCTGGGCAACCAGTTCCTTGCCAATATCCGCCAGACCGAAGCCATTGCCCATGTTGTTCGCTGCTTTGACGACAGCAACGTGATTCACGTAGCCAACAAGATAGATCCCGCTGCGGACATTGAGATCATTAACACAGAGCTCGCTCTGGCCGATATGGATACCGTTGAGAAAGCCATCAAGCGGGTGCAGCGTGTTGCCAAAGGTGGCGACAAAGAGGCCAAGGCTCAGCTGGAAATTTTTGAGCGCCTTTTGCCCGTACTGAACGAAGGCAAACCCGTTCGCAGCATGGGGCTGGACAAGGACGAGCTACTGCTGATCCGTGAACTGTGCCTGCTCACCATCAAGCCTACAATGTTCATTGCCAACGTGGCGGAAGATGGCTTTGAGAACAACCACTACCTGGACACGGTGCGCGAGATCGCGGCAGACGAAAAGGCCGTTGTGGTGCCTATCTGCAACAAGATTGAAGCGGAAATCTCGGAACTGGAAGACGACGAGAAAAGCATGTTCCTGGACGAAATGGGCATGGAAGAACCGGGCCTCGACCGGGTTATCCGCGCTGGCTACAGCCTTTTAGGCCTGCAAACCTACTTTACTGCCGGTGTTAAAGAAGTAAGAGCCTGGACGGTCAAAATTGGTGCTACGGCTCCTCAGGGTGCCGCTGTCATCCACACCGACTTCGAACGCGGCTTCATCCGCGCCGAGGTTATCGCCTATGACGACTTTATACAGTACCGCGGCGAAGCGGGCGCCAAAGATGCCGGCAAATGGCGTCTTGAAGGCAAGGAATACATCATTAAAGACGGCGACGTCATTCACTTCCGCTTTAACGTTTAA
- the pth gene encoding aminoacyl-tRNA hydrolase, whose protein sequence is MAQDIVMVVGLGNPGPDYENTRHNAGALFVEALARDAGQSLRPEKKYNGHYARIQWQGLELHLLNPATFMNRSGLSVKALADFFKILPGQILIAHDELDLPPGTAKLKRGGGHGGHNGLRDTIAHLGTNEFQRLRIGIGHPGDSRKVTGYVLGRLGKRETEDLNAVFGEIMRVLPDAASGNFAAAMNRLHSFKPASA, encoded by the coding sequence ATGGCACAGGATATTGTCATGGTGGTTGGGCTGGGTAACCCCGGTCCCGACTACGAGAATACCCGCCATAATGCCGGCGCCCTTTTCGTCGAAGCACTGGCTCGCGATGCGGGCCAGTCGCTCCGCCCCGAAAAGAAGTATAATGGGCACTACGCCCGCATTCAGTGGCAAGGTCTTGAACTTCACCTACTGAACCCCGCTACCTTCATGAACCGCAGCGGCTTATCTGTAAAGGCCCTCGCTGACTTTTTCAAAATTCTCCCCGGCCAGATACTGATCGCTCACGATGAGCTCGACCTACCCCCTGGAACCGCCAAGCTTAAAAGAGGCGGAGGACACGGTGGGCATAATGGCCTGAGAGACACCATCGCCCATCTTGGCACCAACGAATTCCAGAGACTCCGTATCGGCATCGGTCACCCCGGCGACAGCCGCAAGGTCACCGGCTACGTGCTGGGCCGCCTTGGCAAACGGGAAACCGAAGATCTGAACGCGGTGTTCGGCGAAATCATGCGAGTGCTGCCCGACGCTGCTTCCGGCAATTTCGCTGCCGCGATGAACCGTTTGCACAGCTTCAAGCCTGCCAGCGCCTGA
- a CDS encoding 50S ribosomal protein L25/general stress protein Ctc, with translation MSQDFVIEAFPRDDKGRGASRRLRREERKIPAIIYGAGKEATPISIWHNELKKALENEAFFSHILTIEVNGKKESVIMKDLQRHPYKLLLTHADFQRVEKDQEIFVHVPLHLLNEDSAPAIKTMGGVAFRLKTEVEVACLPQNLPEFIEIDMIDVEMDQIVHMSDLKLPKGVRIPALQHGAEHDQAVVSVSKPKGIKADDAEDEAEGEEGESKE, from the coding sequence ATGTCTCAGGACTTTGTTATTGAAGCATTTCCTCGTGACGACAAGGGGAGAGGTGCGAGCCGCCGCCTGCGTCGCGAAGAACGTAAAATCCCGGCCATCATTTACGGTGCCGGCAAAGAAGCTACTCCGATTTCCATCTGGCACAACGAGCTGAAAAAAGCTCTGGAAAACGAAGCGTTCTTCTCGCACATTCTGACCATCGAAGTGAATGGTAAGAAAGAAAGCGTAATCATGAAGGACCTTCAGCGTCATCCGTACAAGCTGTTGCTGACTCACGCCGATTTCCAGCGCGTTGAAAAAGATCAGGAAATCTTTGTTCACGTTCCGCTGCACCTGCTGAACGAAGACTCAGCTCCGGCAATCAAGACTATGGGTGGCGTTGCATTCCGCCTGAAAACTGAGGTTGAGGTAGCCTGTCTGCCGCAGAACCTGCCTGAGTTCATCGAAATCGATATGATCGACGTAGAGATGGATCAGATCGTTCACATGAGCGACCTGAAACTTCCGAAAGGCGTTCGTATTCCTGCCCTGCAACACGGTGCAGAGCACGATCAGGCTGTTGTGTCTGTCAGCAAGCCGAAAGGCATCAAAGCTGACGACGCTGAAGACGAAGCCGAAGGCGAAGAAGGCGAAAGCAAGGAGTAA
- a CDS encoding ribose-phosphate diphosphokinase — translation MSKLMIFSGNANPELAYAIAKKLHIPMGEATVGRFSDGETTVEINENVRGHDVFIIQPTCYPTNDNLMELIVMADALRRASASRITAVIPYYGYARQDRRVRSSRVAISAKVVADMISSIGVDRVLTVDLHADQIQGFFDVPVDNIYATPVLLEDIEKQRFENFVVVSPDVGGVVRARAVAKRLDDADLAIIDKRRPKANVSQVMHIIGDVQNKTCILVDDIVDTAGTLCKAANALKERGASRVVAYITHPVLSGPAIENIEASDLDELVVCDTIPLSDKAKNCDRIRPLSMAGLLAESIRRVSNEESISALFENV, via the coding sequence GTGTCCAAACTGATGATTTTCTCAGGCAACGCCAATCCAGAGCTTGCCTATGCTATCGCCAAAAAACTCCACATCCCCATGGGAGAGGCCACTGTAGGCCGGTTCAGCGATGGCGAAACCACCGTCGAGATCAATGAAAATGTACGTGGACACGATGTATTCATCATTCAGCCCACTTGCTACCCCACCAACGACAACCTGATGGAACTTATCGTGATGGCCGACGCTCTGCGCCGCGCTTCTGCATCACGCATAACGGCGGTCATTCCGTATTATGGTTACGCCCGCCAAGATCGCCGGGTGCGTTCCAGCCGGGTTGCCATCAGCGCCAAAGTCGTTGCCGACATGATTTCCAGCATTGGCGTCGACCGCGTATTAACCGTAGATCTTCATGCAGACCAGATTCAGGGCTTTTTCGACGTTCCGGTAGACAACATCTACGCCACACCCGTTCTGCTTGAAGATATCGAAAAGCAGCGGTTCGAGAACTTTGTCGTGGTGTCACCGGATGTGGGCGGCGTTGTACGCGCCCGCGCCGTTGCCAAGAGACTGGATGATGCCGACCTGGCCATCATCGACAAGCGTCGCCCGAAGGCCAACGTTTCGCAGGTAATGCATATTATTGGTGACGTGCAGAACAAGACCTGCATCCTGGTCGACGATATCGTGGATACCGCAGGTACCTTGTGCAAAGCGGCGAACGCCCTCAAAGAGCGTGGCGCATCCCGGGTAGTGGCTTACATCACCCACCCCGTTCTCTCCGGCCCGGCTATCGAAAACATCGAGGCCTCGGATCTGGATGAGCTCGTTGTGTGCGACACCATTCCGCTGAGTGACAAAGCCAAGAATTGTGATAGAATCCGCCCCCTCAGTATGGCCGGACTGCTCGCGGAATCCATTCGCCGCGTCAGCAACGAAGAGTCCATCAGCGCCCTGTTTGAGAATGTCTGA
- the ispE gene encoding 4-(cytidine 5'-diphospho)-2-C-methyl-D-erythritol kinase, with translation MTTAITLPSPAKLNLFLHIIGRRPDGHHELQTLFQFLDYGDDITLSLTPEQPGIRLERPVNGVADEDNLIIRAARALAKKAPCELPGVTIAITKRLPMGGGLGGGSSNAATTLLGLNHLWKLGIGLDELAETGLALGADVPVFVRGHAAFGEGVGEKLTPAFPPEDWFVVLKPACDINTGKIFSAQGLTRNTPRIRIAPAFEGDASRYRNDCEDVVRRLYPDVKQSMEWLTQFGPARLTGTGACIFGRFPTESAARIIWESKPSGITGFVAQGVNVSPLHQKLTELE, from the coding sequence GTGACAACTGCCATCACACTGCCCTCACCCGCCAAACTGAACCTCTTCCTGCACATTATTGGCAGGCGCCCGGATGGCCACCACGAGCTTCAGACACTGTTTCAGTTCCTCGACTATGGCGACGACATAACCTTGAGCTTGACCCCGGAACAGCCCGGCATCCGGCTTGAGAGGCCCGTAAACGGGGTTGCGGATGAAGACAACCTGATTATCAGAGCCGCACGCGCTCTTGCGAAAAAAGCACCTTGCGAGCTGCCTGGCGTAACCATAGCCATCACCAAGCGTCTGCCAATGGGTGGCGGGCTCGGCGGCGGAAGTTCCAATGCAGCCACAACTTTGCTCGGCCTGAACCACCTCTGGAAACTCGGGATAGGGCTTGATGAACTGGCGGAAACAGGGCTGGCACTCGGCGCTGACGTGCCGGTTTTTGTGCGTGGTCATGCCGCTTTCGGAGAAGGCGTAGGAGAAAAACTGACCCCCGCTTTCCCGCCGGAAGACTGGTTTGTGGTCCTGAAACCTGCCTGTGACATCAACACAGGAAAGATTTTTTCAGCGCAAGGGTTGACAAGAAACACCCCGAGAATCAGAATAGCGCCCGCTTTTGAGGGAGACGCCTCGAGGTACCGAAACGACTGTGAAGATGTAGTCAGAAGACTGTATCCTGACGTCAAACAGAGCATGGAATGGCTCACACAATTCGGACCTGCAAGATTAACCGGAACCGGGGCTTGCATATTTGGACGTTTCCCTACAGAATCCGCAGCCCGGATCATCTGGGAAAGCAAACCCTCCGGCATCACCGGGTTCGTAGCTCAAGGGGTGAACGTATCACCTCTTCACCAAAAGCTGACAGAGCTGGAATGA
- the lolB gene encoding lipoprotein insertase outer membrane protein LolB: protein MGQLIRAWAAIFMIAGLSACTTIQLEPLPEGMTDQPPADWQDRSAKLRQFDHWQLSGKLAVRQPSDSGTAIINYWIQEGETYDLALSSSFLGMGSTKLKGVPGFIELTLSNGETYRSGDPDALMKAATGWQLPLESLTWWIRGLPAPGGDFRLLFGTRGELAMIRQAGWEIRYERWHKLQGNTPALPARITALKKDKRVRVVVSSWQDLNP from the coding sequence ATGGGTCAGCTCATTCGCGCCTGGGCGGCCATATTCATGATTGCCGGGCTGAGCGCCTGTACTACCATTCAGCTGGAGCCACTGCCGGAGGGCATGACCGATCAACCGCCGGCCGACTGGCAAGACCGCTCCGCCAAACTCAGGCAATTTGATCACTGGCAACTGTCCGGAAAACTGGCTGTGCGTCAGCCTTCGGACAGTGGCACCGCCATCATCAATTACTGGATACAGGAAGGCGAAACCTACGACCTCGCCTTGTCGTCATCATTCCTCGGAATGGGCAGCACGAAGCTTAAAGGCGTGCCGGGATTCATTGAACTGACGCTCTCGAACGGCGAGACCTACCGCTCCGGAGACCCGGATGCACTGATGAAAGCAGCCACCGGCTGGCAACTCCCCCTGGAGAGCCTGACATGGTGGATACGCGGCCTCCCGGCACCTGGCGGCGATTTCCGGCTATTGTTTGGAACCCGGGGCGAACTGGCCATGATTCGCCAGGCTGGCTGGGAAATCCGTTACGAACGCTGGCATAAGCTGCAAGGCAACACACCCGCCCTGCCCGCCCGGATTACCGCCTTAAAAAAGGATAAGCGGGTACGTGTTGTCGTCAGCAGCTGGCAGGACCTGAACCCGTGA
- a CDS encoding tetratricopeptide repeat protein, whose amino-acid sequence MHKSAPLLVICLFTLSLAGCASITGSGGTSAVDDTTGTNKQESIGQKSSEPAIEYADFEPETLYLLLSAEIAAQRGRYDVTLVNYLRAAQQSRDKNVIERAMRIAQSLNGDNAQKTLAELWLDVDPGNLQALRVLAIQAVKRNELEAALGYMEQILNQGGDADFDSLAAMAGNLPPEQQQELLALYEKMANRHPDTPELEYSTSLLLKITGNPEAALSRLEPLLAKKPNFQPAIILKGDLLYQVGKEGEAIDHLMVNTRRFPENRQMGTLYGRMLISEGELQAAQDEFSRLVSRYPDNPGLRLSHALVALENGQLELAKEELTKLTEQGHHISEASYYLGRIEDEAGNTEQAIGYYQSVEQGNYYLPSLARASALLAAEGKLDDALDNIRSLRSTNPDRAENFWLLEVNLLLDQGLQQEALEAASSALEEYPENLQILYARAMLFDALDQPGKAEEDLKRIVENNPENAVALNALGYILTTRTDRLKEARGYIEQAIALDPENPAILDSMGWVLLQEGQIEPALDYLSRAWAAYPDPEVAAHYGEALWMSGAEEQAQIIWKEGLAQDANHDVLRETIERLTGNGDQ is encoded by the coding sequence ATGCACAAATCCGCACCGCTTTTGGTTATCTGCCTGTTCACCCTCTCACTGGCAGGTTGCGCCAGTATAACCGGTTCGGGTGGCACATCTGCCGTCGACGATACAACCGGCACGAACAAACAGGAAAGTATCGGGCAGAAAAGCAGCGAGCCGGCCATTGAATACGCAGACTTTGAGCCGGAAACTCTTTATCTGCTCCTCTCGGCAGAAATTGCTGCACAACGTGGCCGGTATGACGTCACTCTGGTTAACTACCTCAGAGCCGCGCAGCAATCCCGGGATAAAAATGTCATCGAGCGGGCCATGCGCATTGCCCAGTCCCTCAATGGCGACAACGCCCAGAAGACACTGGCAGAGTTATGGCTCGACGTAGATCCTGGCAACCTCCAGGCCCTTCGGGTTTTAGCCATTCAGGCTGTCAAAAGGAATGAACTTGAAGCTGCCCTGGGGTATATGGAGCAGATTCTGAATCAGGGCGGCGACGCAGATTTCGACAGCCTTGCAGCCATGGCAGGAAACCTCCCTCCGGAACAGCAACAGGAGTTGCTGGCCTTGTATGAAAAGATGGCAAACCGCCATCCGGACACACCGGAGCTGGAATATAGCACCTCCTTGCTGCTGAAAATCACCGGGAATCCTGAGGCGGCACTTAGCAGGCTGGAGCCACTGCTTGCAAAAAAACCCAACTTTCAGCCCGCCATTATCCTTAAGGGTGACCTCCTGTATCAGGTTGGCAAAGAAGGCGAGGCCATTGATCACCTGATGGTAAATACCCGGCGCTTCCCGGAAAATCGACAGATGGGCACGCTATACGGGCGCATGTTGATCAGCGAAGGTGAATTACAGGCCGCTCAGGATGAGTTCAGTCGTTTGGTGAGCCGCTACCCGGACAATCCTGGCCTGCGACTTTCACACGCGCTTGTTGCGTTGGAAAACGGGCAGCTCGAACTCGCAAAGGAAGAGCTTACAAAACTCACCGAGCAGGGCCACCACATTAGCGAAGCCAGCTATTACCTTGGCCGGATTGAAGATGAGGCCGGCAATACGGAGCAGGCCATCGGTTACTACCAGAGCGTGGAACAGGGCAACTATTACCTCCCCTCCCTCGCCCGGGCAAGCGCCTTGCTGGCAGCAGAAGGCAAGCTGGATGACGCGCTGGACAATATTCGCTCTTTGCGAAGCACCAACCCTGATCGGGCAGAAAATTTCTGGCTGCTGGAGGTAAACTTGCTGCTCGACCAAGGGCTTCAGCAAGAGGCCCTCGAAGCTGCCTCCAGCGCACTTGAGGAATACCCTGAAAACCTCCAGATCCTCTATGCGCGAGCCATGCTTTTCGACGCCCTGGACCAACCGGGCAAAGCCGAGGAAGATCTCAAGCGGATTGTTGAAAATAACCCCGAAAATGCGGTCGCACTTAACGCTCTGGGATACATACTTACAACCCGCACTGACCGCTTGAAGGAAGCCCGCGGCTACATCGAGCAGGCTATAGCATTGGATCCGGAAAACCCTGCCATTCTCGACAGCATGGGCTGGGTTCTGCTTCAGGAAGGCCAGATCGAACCCGCGCTGGACTACCTATCCCGCGCATGGGCTGCCTATCCCGACCCGGAAGTCGCTGCCCATTACGGCGAAGCATTGTGGATGAGCGGTGCAGAAGAGCAGGCACAGATCATCTGGAAAGAAGGGCTTGCGCAGGATGCAAACCACGATGTACTGCGGGAAACCATTGAGCGGCTGACCGGCAACGGTGACCAGTAA
- the hemA gene encoding glutamyl-tRNA reductase, translated as MALLTLGINHRTAPIELRERVAFTPERMSEAFAELRAASGASEAAILSTCNRTELYLAGDDDCAPLVLRWLAGFHDLDVAELEEVLYIHRDADAVRHMMRVAAGLDSMVLGEPQIFGQLKDAYALAREYGGSGSFLSRLFEQTFSVAKRVRTQTAIGENPVSVAYAAVSMAHRIFADMSHNKALLIGAGKTIELVARHLADAGVKNFIVANRTLERAQALAESRGGQGILLSEIPDYLADVDIIISSTASPLPILGKGAVERSLKKRKHRPFFMVDIAVPRDIEPEVASLADVYLYTVDDLRQVIEENIRTREGAAREAENLIAAGVQEFLSQLRALDAVSTLKQFRQRAEVLRDVEIEKALRALRNGGDPETALRGLARGLTNKLLHEPSIQVRKATTEGRTEVTEWLRELHQLDVLDVDATTTPEKL; from the coding sequence ATGGCATTGCTAACGCTGGGAATCAATCATCGCACGGCCCCTATTGAGTTACGGGAGCGGGTTGCGTTTACGCCTGAGCGCATGTCAGAGGCGTTTGCGGAGCTGCGGGCGGCGTCTGGCGCCAGTGAGGCAGCCATTCTTTCTACCTGCAACCGCACAGAGCTGTACCTTGCGGGCGACGATGACTGCGCGCCGCTGGTGTTGCGCTGGCTGGCAGGCTTTCACGATCTTGATGTCGCCGAGCTTGAAGAGGTGCTTTATATACACCGCGACGCGGACGCGGTGCGACACATGATGCGCGTCGCTGCCGGGCTGGACTCAATGGTTCTGGGTGAGCCGCAGATATTCGGCCAGTTAAAGGATGCCTATGCGCTGGCCCGGGAATACGGTGGGAGTGGGTCCTTTCTTTCTCGCTTGTTTGAGCAGACGTTCTCCGTAGCCAAGCGTGTCCGTACACAGACCGCCATCGGCGAAAACCCGGTTTCCGTAGCCTATGCTGCCGTGAGTATGGCTCATCGCATTTTTGCCGACATGTCCCACAACAAGGCGCTGCTGATCGGCGCAGGCAAGACCATCGAACTGGTTGCCCGCCACCTTGCAGATGCCGGCGTAAAGAATTTCATTGTTGCCAACCGAACGCTGGAGCGAGCTCAGGCGCTGGCAGAATCCAGAGGTGGCCAAGGTATTCTGCTTTCTGAAATTCCGGATTATCTGGCGGATGTCGATATTATTATTTCATCCACTGCCAGCCCGCTGCCTATCCTTGGGAAAGGCGCGGTCGAGCGCTCGCTGAAGAAGCGCAAACATCGGCCATTTTTCATGGTTGATATCGCCGTGCCCCGGGATATCGAACCGGAAGTGGCTTCCCTGGCGGATGTTTATCTTTATACCGTTGATGATCTACGCCAGGTAATCGAAGAAAATATCCGTACCCGTGAGGGTGCTGCTCGTGAAGCGGAAAATCTCATCGCGGCCGGCGTTCAGGAGTTCCTCAGCCAGCTTCGCGCACTGGATGCGGTTTCTACGTTGAAGCAGTTCCGGCAGCGTGCGGAAGTGTTACGGGACGTAGAAATAGAAAAAGCTCTGCGCGCCTTGCGCAATGGCGGTGATCCCGAGACAGCTTTGCGCGGCCTTGCGCGGGGCCTTACAAACAAACTCCTGCACGAACCGTCTATACAGGTTCGTAAGGCCACCACCGAAGGGCGCACCGAGGTGACCGAGTGGCTGAGAGAGCTTCACCAGCTTGATGTGTTGGACGTAGACGCGACGACCACCCCGGAAAAACTATGA
- the prfA gene encoding peptide chain release factor 1 → MKSSIQSRLEQLVERFEEVSALLSDPATIAHQDKFRELSREYAEIEPVVQCFQAWKQSLDDISEAKELAKDGDADMREMAAEELEIAEQKTEDLDEELQRLMLPKDPNDGKNVFLEIRAGTGGDEAAIFAGDLFRMYSRYAERRRWQMEVLSENDGEHGGYKEVIARVAGDGVYGALKFESGAHRVQRVPETESQGRIHTSACTVAVMPEADEAEAIEINKADLRVDTFRSSGAGGQHVNKTDSAIRITHLPTGIVVECQEERSQHKNRAKAMSFLASRLNNAETERQQKSMAETRKSLVGSGDRSERIRTYNFPQGRVTDHRINLTLYKLDDVITGDLDSVVVPLQQEHQAELLASLSDDQ, encoded by the coding sequence ATGAAATCATCAATACAGTCCCGCCTCGAACAGCTCGTTGAGCGCTTCGAAGAGGTGAGTGCTTTGCTCAGCGATCCGGCCACCATTGCCCATCAGGACAAGTTCCGGGAATTGTCCCGGGAATATGCCGAGATTGAGCCTGTGGTGCAGTGCTTTCAGGCATGGAAACAGTCGCTGGACGATATCAGCGAGGCAAAAGAACTGGCCAAAGACGGCGATGCGGATATGCGCGAAATGGCCGCCGAAGAGCTTGAGATTGCTGAGCAGAAAACCGAAGACCTGGATGAAGAGCTGCAGCGGTTGATGCTGCCAAAAGATCCGAACGATGGCAAAAACGTGTTTCTGGAAATCCGTGCGGGAACCGGTGGCGATGAAGCTGCAATTTTTGCCGGGGATCTTTTTCGCATGTACAGCCGTTACGCTGAGCGTCGGCGCTGGCAGATGGAAGTGCTGAGCGAGAATGATGGCGAGCACGGTGGTTATAAGGAAGTTATTGCCCGGGTTGCGGGTGACGGTGTTTATGGCGCACTGAAATTCGAATCCGGCGCGCACCGGGTGCAGCGGGTTCCGGAAACCGAATCCCAGGGTCGTATTCATACTTCTGCCTGTACCGTTGCCGTCATGCCGGAGGCGGATGAGGCCGAGGCGATTGAGATCAACAAGGCGGACTTGCGCGTGGATACCTTCCGCTCCTCCGGCGCGGGTGGCCAGCACGTTAACAAAACCGATTCCGCCATCCGGATTACCCACCTGCCAACCGGTATTGTGGTGGAGTGTCAGGAAGAGCGCTCGCAGCATAAAAACCGTGCCAAGGCTATGAGCTTTCTGGCTTCACGATTGAATAATGCTGAAACTGAGCGGCAGCAGAAATCCATGGCAGAAACCCGCAAAAGCCTGGTGGGCAGCGGCGATCGCTCCGAACGTATCCGCACCTATAACTTCCCCCAGGGCCGGGTAACTGATCACCGTATCAACTTGACGCTTTACAAGCTTGATGACGTAATCACCGGTGATCTGGACTCCGTGGTCGTGCCTCTTCAGCAAGAGCATCAGGCGGAGCTTCTGGCCTCGCTTTCGGATGACCAGTAA
- the prmC gene encoding peptide chain release factor N(5)-glutamine methyltransferase, producing MTSKPLLTCEALLDKAVRRITSDTPRLDAELLLAHVSGLSRSGFRAFPEREMDARRAAEFEDLVVQRAQGMPVAYLLGHQEFWSLLLNVSSSTLIPRPDTECLVEQALELPLPDNARVIDLGTGTGAIALALASERPGWVISACDLMEEAVALAQANASQLQLPVEVFQSRWFSDLLAASFDLIVSNPPYVASEDHHLDEGDVRFEPASALISGPDGLDDIRLIVDAAPSWLNSEGWLILEHGFDQAEAVQELFAARGFAKVESRKDYGGNDRMTLGQWPRKGASLAQ from the coding sequence ATGACCAGTAAACCCTTACTAACCTGTGAGGCGCTGTTGGACAAAGCGGTTCGCAGGATTACCAGTGATACGCCCCGGCTGGATGCGGAGTTACTTCTTGCCCACGTGAGTGGCCTGAGCCGTTCTGGCTTCCGTGCTTTTCCCGAACGCGAAATGGATGCCCGGCGGGCAGCGGAATTCGAAGACCTTGTGGTGCAGAGGGCGCAGGGAATGCCGGTTGCCTATCTGTTGGGCCATCAGGAGTTCTGGTCACTTCTGCTTAATGTGAGCAGCAGTACCCTGATTCCCCGGCCTGATACCGAGTGCCTGGTTGAACAAGCGCTGGAACTACCCCTGCCGGATAACGCCCGGGTTATTGACCTGGGTACTGGCACGGGCGCCATTGCCTTGGCACTGGCCAGCGAACGGCCTGGCTGGGTGATCAGTGCCTGTGACCTGATGGAAGAGGCTGTGGCTTTGGCACAGGCGAATGCCAGCCAGTTACAACTACCAGTGGAGGTTTTTCAGAGCCGTTGGTTTTCTGATTTGCTGGCTGCCAGTTTTGATCTGATTGTTTCCAATCCCCCCTATGTGGCTTCGGAAGATCATCATCTTGATGAAGGCGATGTGCGCTTCGAGCCCGCCTCTGCGTTGATATCCGGCCCTGATGGGCTTGATGATATCCGCCTGATTGTGGATGCAGCTCCTTCCTGGCTGAACAGCGAAGGCTGGCTTATCCTGGAGCATGGATTTGATCAGGCTGAGGCCGTTCAGGAGCTGTTCGCCGCCCGTGGGTTTGCTAAGGTGGAAAGCCGCAAAGATTATGGCGGGAACGATCGCATGACACTGGGGCAATGGCCCCGAAAAGGAGCCAGCCTTGCTCAGTGA
- a CDS encoding HesA/MoeB/ThiF family protein — MLSDEELLRFSRQILMPRFDIAGQEALKSARVMVVGAGGLGCPVALYLGAAGVGHLTLVDDDVIELANLQRQIAFETAQIGEFKAETLAARVRRINPEVSVSVVNRRLELDDVAREVAEASLVLDCSDNFSTRFALNRACVTAGVPLISGAAIRGEGQLSVYDSRNPDSPCYHCLYPEQGNEDLTCSEAGVIAPLVGMIGSAQAMEAIKVISGVGRPLVGRLLILDAWEMQWREMKLNKDPDCPVCGSK, encoded by the coding sequence TTGCTCAGTGATGAAGAACTCCTGCGCTTCAGTCGCCAGATTCTGATGCCCCGTTTTGATATCGCGGGCCAGGAAGCTTTGAAATCCGCACGTGTCATGGTGGTTGGCGCGGGTGGCCTAGGCTGCCCGGTTGCGCTTTATTTGGGCGCAGCAGGTGTGGGCCATTTAACGCTGGTAGATGATGATGTTATCGAGTTGGCCAATCTGCAGCGCCAGATAGCGTTTGAAACTGCCCAGATTGGTGAATTCAAGGCAGAAACTCTGGCTGCTCGGGTGCGTAGAATTAATCCAGAGGTGTCTGTTTCTGTGGTTAACCGCCGCCTCGAACTGGACGACGTTGCACGCGAAGTGGCCGAAGCCAGCCTGGTTCTGGATTGCTCGGATAACTTCAGTACCCGGTTCGCCCTGAACCGCGCCTGTGTGACTGCAGGCGTTCCGTTGATCTCCGGTGCGGCTATTCGGGGCGAGGGCCAGCTTAGTGTTTACGATAGCCGGAATCCGGACTCTCCTTGTTATCACTGTTTATATCCGGAGCAGGGTAATGAAGACCTGACCTGTTCCGAGGCGGGGGTGATTGCTCCACTTGTTGGGATGATTGGCTCAGCTCAAGCCATGGAGGCCATTAAGGTGATTTCTGGTGTTGGCAGACCGCTCGTGGGGCGTTTGTTGATTCTCGATGCCTGGGAAATGCAGTGGCGCGAAATGAAGCTAAACAAAGACCCTGATTGTCCGGTTTGTGGGTCGAAATAG